One stretch of Candidatus Effluviviaceae Genus I sp. DNA includes these proteins:
- a CDS encoding polyribonucleotide nucleotidyltransferase produces the protein MHRQVEMEWAGRRLSMETGRLAKQAPGSVLIRYADTMVLATAAYTRTDTNRDFLPLSVEYREKFYAAGKIPGGFFKREGRPQTKEVLSSRLIDRPIRSLLPQHLRREVQIIVNVLSADGDNDSDTLGMIAAGAALELSGVPFDGPLGAVRIGLVEGRFIVNPTFAELEGSRLNLVVAGTEDAVVMVEGGASEISEEEMQRALEIAGGEIRNVIGLVRRLVPEGSVSRFDLPGLPGPGGAVKELVEGLRERVRASVRIAGKLERGAALDAIRDEALAGADAATPEQAGEIVAALAAIEKEEVRRLILDERRRADGRGPDDVRAITIETGVLPRAHGSAIFTRGETQALAVTTLGSSSDEQKVDALEGESWKSYMLHYNFPPFSVGEVKPIRSPGRREIGHGALAERALQAVIPPEEVFPYTIRLVSDILESNGSSSMATVCAGSLALMDAGVPIKTAVAGVAMGLVKDGDRWVTLTDILGLEDHLGDMDFKVAGTRQGITAFQLDSKIGAIPAALLSEALTNARRARLHILDAMDSSLASARPNLSTYAPRIVMIRVPQDKIGEVIGPGGRVIRKLQERTGTTIDIDDEGIVKISGPSDDGVFDARQTIELMTKDPVVGEEYEGAVRSITDFGAFVEFLPGRDGLVHISELEHHRVRAVEDVLKLGETVRVKVVGIDDNGKVRLSRRALLPVPKELPPGAEPHRSRGDQGGGSGREGGSSGGRPHGRDGQRPRRPGGGRRH, from the coding sequence ATGCACAGACAGGTTGAGATGGAGTGGGCCGGACGACGGCTCAGCATGGAGACCGGCAGACTTGCCAAGCAGGCCCCGGGGTCGGTGCTGATCCGGTACGCCGACACGATGGTCCTGGCGACGGCGGCCTACACGAGGACGGACACGAACAGGGACTTCCTGCCCCTGTCGGTGGAGTACAGGGAGAAGTTCTACGCCGCCGGGAAGATCCCGGGCGGCTTCTTCAAGCGTGAGGGCAGGCCGCAGACGAAGGAAGTCCTGAGCTCGAGGCTCATTGACCGCCCGATCAGATCGCTTCTGCCGCAGCACCTCCGGCGCGAGGTGCAGATCATCGTCAACGTGCTCTCGGCCGACGGGGACAACGACTCCGACACGCTGGGGATGATCGCGGCGGGCGCGGCGCTCGAGCTCTCGGGGGTGCCCTTCGACGGCCCGCTGGGTGCGGTGCGGATCGGCCTCGTGGAGGGCCGCTTCATCGTGAACCCGACCTTCGCGGAGCTCGAAGGCAGCCGACTGAACCTCGTTGTCGCGGGCACCGAGGACGCGGTCGTGATGGTCGAGGGCGGCGCAAGCGAGATCTCGGAAGAGGAGATGCAGCGGGCGCTCGAGATCGCCGGCGGCGAGATCAGGAACGTGATCGGACTCGTCCGAAGACTGGTTCCGGAGGGCAGCGTCTCCCGTTTCGATCTGCCCGGTCTGCCCGGGCCCGGCGGGGCCGTGAAGGAGCTCGTGGAGGGTCTGCGCGAGCGCGTGCGTGCGTCCGTGAGAATCGCAGGGAAGCTCGAGCGAGGAGCGGCCCTGGACGCGATACGGGACGAGGCGCTCGCCGGAGCCGACGCGGCGACGCCGGAACAGGCGGGGGAGATCGTCGCGGCGCTGGCCGCGATCGAGAAGGAGGAGGTTCGCAGGCTCATCCTCGACGAGCGGCGGCGGGCCGACGGGCGCGGGCCGGACGACGTCAGGGCGATCACCATCGAGACCGGCGTGCTGCCACGGGCCCACGGGTCGGCGATCTTCACGCGAGGCGAGACGCAGGCGCTGGCCGTGACGACGCTCGGCTCGAGCAGCGACGAGCAGAAGGTCGACGCGCTCGAGGGCGAGTCCTGGAAGAGCTACATGCTCCACTACAACTTCCCCCCGTTCTCGGTCGGCGAGGTCAAGCCGATCCGGAGCCCGGGGAGAAGGGAGATCGGCCATGGAGCGCTGGCGGAGCGCGCGCTCCAGGCGGTCATCCCGCCCGAGGAGGTGTTCCCCTACACGATCCGTCTCGTGTCGGACATCCTCGAGTCCAACGGTTCGTCGAGCATGGCGACGGTGTGCGCGGGATCGCTCGCGCTCATGGACGCCGGCGTGCCGATCAAGACGGCCGTCGCGGGCGTGGCGATGGGACTCGTGAAGGACGGCGACCGCTGGGTCACGCTGACGGACATTCTGGGGCTCGAGGACCATCTGGGCGACATGGACTTCAAGGTCGCGGGAACGCGGCAGGGGATCACGGCGTTCCAGCTGGACTCGAAGATCGGCGCCATCCCCGCGGCCCTGCTCAGCGAGGCGCTGACGAACGCGCGACGCGCGAGACTCCACATCCTCGATGCGATGGACTCGTCGCTCGCGTCGGCGCGGCCGAATCTCTCGACGTACGCGCCCCGCATCGTGATGATCAGGGTGCCGCAGGACAAGATCGGTGAGGTCATCGGCCCAGGCGGCCGCGTGATCCGCAAGCTGCAGGAGCGCACCGGGACCACGATCGACATCGACGACGAGGGCATCGTCAAGATCTCCGGTCCGTCCGACGACGGCGTGTTCGACGCGAGGCAGACGATCGAGCTCATGACGAAGGACCCGGTCGTGGGCGAGGAGTACGAGGGCGCGGTCAGGAGCATCACGGACTTCGGGGCGTTCGTGGAGTTCCTCCCCGGCCGCGACGGCCTGGTCCACATCTCGGAGCTCGAGCATCACCGCGTTCGCGCGGTCGAGGACGTCCTCAAGCTCGGGGAGACCGTGCGCGTGAAGGTCGTCGGCATCGACGACAACGGCAAGGTCCGGCTCTCCCGCAGGGCGCTGCTCCCGGTACCGAAGGAGCTGCCGCCCGGCGCGGAGCCGCATCGGAGCCGAGGCGACCAGGGCGGAGGCTCGGGTCGAGAGGGCGGAAGCTCGGGTGGGCGGCCGCACGGCCGCGACGGCCAGAGGCCGCGGCGACCGGGCGGCGGCCGGCGGCACTAG
- the dut gene encoding dUTP diphosphatase — protein sequence MAARRSERAKAPRPRDVARRRVRVPVARLGHAADIPVPQYMTPGASGADLCAAVPRRVTIRPGTIRLIPTGLAVAVPSGYEGQVRARSGLALRHGVIVANGPGTVDADYRGEVGVILANIGDRPFAVERGDRIAQLVIVPVVRASWVERAGLEATARDAGGFGHTGRGRSGPSRDGAKRHARRAR from the coding sequence ATGGCCGCGCGCCGATCCGAACGCGCCAAGGCGCCCCGGCCGAGGGACGTGGCGCGCCGGCGTGTGCGGGTGCCGGTCGCGAGACTCGGACACGCCGCGGACATCCCAGTCCCGCAGTACATGACCCCCGGGGCGTCGGGCGCGGACCTCTGCGCCGCGGTGCCCCGGCGGGTGACCATCAGGCCGGGCACGATCCGACTCATACCGACCGGTCTCGCCGTGGCTGTCCCGAGCGGCTACGAGGGCCAGGTGCGCGCCCGGAGCGGGCTGGCGCTCAGGCACGGCGTCATCGTGGCGAACGGACCTGGGACCGTGGACGCGGATTACCGCGGCGAGGTCGGCGTCATCCTGGCCAACATCGGAGATCGGCCCTTCGCCGTCGAGCGGGGCGACCGGATCGCACAGCTGGTGATCGTGCCGGTCGTTCGCGCGTCATGGGTCGAACGCGCCGGGCTTGAGGCTACCGCGAGGGATGCCGGCGGGTTCGGACACACCGGTCGCGGCCGAAGCGGCCCGAGCCGTGACGGGGCGAAGAGACATGCCCGCAGAGCGCGCTGA
- a CDS encoding UbiA family prenyltransferase has protein sequence MPAERAEPAWAARALDHIFLARPAALVPLWVFYFGGFGLARAMTPAGPRGASPFDLTPGALLGFLALSAALAGGYLLNQVSDRQSDRANRKLFLVSDGLVPLSHVWIELGALWALAAVVSLWLPWSFRVAAALSMLLGVTYSLPPVHAKAKFPLDLIWNGIGFGALATAAGWSVARPLGIEVARPALCYAVAVAGIIASTTIPDREGDGASSLRTTAVALGERGASALALALVTVAAAVGVAAHDVPGAAGALLSTPLLVRAHRTGARRDRVAANQVAVAAFAVAMVARSAYPLALLVAAALASRAYYRRRFDVSYPGPGPRGGSGGHALGRLWR, from the coding sequence ATGCCCGCAGAGCGCGCTGAGCCCGCCTGGGCCGCCCGGGCGCTGGACCACATCTTCCTTGCGCGGCCTGCGGCGCTCGTTCCCCTGTGGGTCTTCTACTTCGGGGGCTTCGGGCTGGCGCGGGCCATGACGCCTGCGGGACCGCGAGGCGCTTCCCCGTTCGACCTGACGCCAGGCGCGCTCCTCGGCTTCCTCGCTCTTTCCGCCGCGCTTGCGGGCGGGTACCTCCTCAACCAGGTCAGCGACCGTCAGAGCGACCGGGCGAACAGGAAGCTCTTCCTGGTCTCCGACGGGCTTGTGCCCCTCTCGCACGTCTGGATTGAGCTCGGGGCGCTGTGGGCGCTCGCGGCGGTCGTGTCGCTGTGGCTCCCGTGGTCGTTCAGGGTCGCCGCGGCGCTGAGCATGCTTCTCGGCGTCACGTACTCGCTCCCGCCCGTCCACGCCAAGGCGAAGTTCCCGCTCGATCTCATCTGGAACGGGATCGGCTTCGGGGCGCTTGCGACGGCGGCGGGCTGGTCCGTGGCGCGGCCGCTCGGCATCGAGGTCGCCCGTCCCGCCCTCTGCTACGCCGTCGCCGTTGCGGGCATCATCGCCTCCACGACGATCCCGGACCGGGAGGGCGACGGCGCGTCCTCGCTGCGGACGACGGCCGTCGCTCTGGGAGAGCGCGGGGCCAGCGCGCTCGCGCTCGCGCTCGTGACGGTCGCGGCGGCCGTCGGGGTCGCGGCGCACGACGTGCCCGGGGCGGCGGGCGCGCTGCTCTCGACCCCGCTTCTCGTGCGCGCCCACCGCACGGGCGCGCGCCGCGACCGCGTGGCGGCGAACCAAGTCGCGGTCGCGGCGTTCGCCGTGGCGATGGTCGCGCGCTCCGCGTATCCGCTCGCGCTGCTGGTCGCCGCAGCGCTGGCCTCCCGCGCGTACTACCGTCGGCGGTTCGACGTCTCCTACCCGGGGCCCGGCCCGCGCGGAGGCAGCGGCGGCCACGCGCTCGGGCGGCTTTGGCGTTGA
- a CDS encoding Trk family potassium uptake protein: MDRDRLLTWLSRLMFVVAAVAAISLLLEYGFYLSPAAREALHAVDLAVVGVFIADALLRFALSRKKFFHVKLRWPALAIAALVVSQLALVRRLIGTEWMPAVLEEQGVFSLTKGYIVVLQVYLLLLIVGQAVAANRRIASMRVRPARTVMLSFLLLIAVGALLLSTPKATVRGIAPLDAVFSATSAICVTGLVVVDTGTEFTRFGQAILLTLIQIGGLGLITFATFFAVAMRRTLGLRESLAARGALSYEGLGRMGRTLGTVIGLTVLLEAVGAVLLFVSTRGEFGSPRAALWTSVFHSISAFCNAGFSLHSTSLERYVGNVPVLLTVTTLIVLGGLGFPVMMNALGYRVLAEHPSRCRSRWGVHARLVLLVTGVLLAVGTVGFFFLERNGALAGKSLGQQVLSSYFGSVTARTAGFNTVRTAYLSLPTLFLLTALMFIGGSPGGTAGGVKTSTTGVVFATISALFRGKNRVEIMRRRIPDTVVNQALVVVAAAILIVTGGTFFLLASEGGALSDALFEVVSAFGTVGLSTGMTPLLSPGSKVVLALVMLIGRIGPLTLALAVGQREARQSYDYPEETVLVS, encoded by the coding sequence ATGGACAGAGACAGGCTGCTCACCTGGCTATCTCGGTTGATGTTCGTCGTCGCCGCGGTTGCGGCGATCTCCCTGCTGCTGGAGTACGGGTTCTACCTGAGCCCGGCGGCGCGGGAGGCTCTCCATGCCGTCGACCTCGCCGTGGTCGGCGTGTTCATCGCCGACGCCCTCTTGAGGTTCGCGCTCTCCAGGAAGAAGTTCTTCCACGTGAAGCTGCGGTGGCCGGCGCTGGCCATCGCGGCGCTCGTCGTGTCGCAGCTGGCCCTCGTCCGGCGCCTCATCGGCACCGAGTGGATGCCGGCCGTGCTGGAGGAGCAGGGCGTCTTCTCGCTGACGAAGGGCTACATCGTCGTCCTTCAGGTCTACCTCCTGCTCCTCATCGTCGGTCAGGCGGTCGCGGCGAATCGCAGGATCGCGTCGATGAGGGTCCGCCCGGCGAGGACCGTCATGCTGTCGTTCCTGCTCCTCATCGCCGTCGGGGCGCTGCTTCTCTCGACGCCGAAGGCGACGGTCCGGGGCATCGCGCCCCTCGACGCGGTCTTCAGCGCGACCTCGGCCATCTGCGTGACCGGGCTCGTGGTGGTCGACACGGGAACGGAGTTCACGCGGTTCGGACAGGCCATCCTGCTCACGCTCATCCAGATCGGAGGCCTGGGGCTCATCACGTTCGCTACGTTCTTCGCCGTCGCCATGAGACGGACGCTGGGGCTGCGCGAGAGCCTGGCGGCGCGGGGCGCGCTCAGCTACGAGGGGCTGGGGCGGATGGGGCGCACTCTCGGGACGGTGATCGGCCTCACGGTCCTCCTCGAGGCCGTCGGCGCCGTGCTCCTGTTCGTTTCCACGCGCGGGGAGTTCGGAAGCCCGAGGGCGGCGCTGTGGACGTCGGTCTTCCACTCCATCTCGGCCTTCTGCAATGCCGGCTTCTCTCTGCACTCAACGAGCCTCGAGCGCTACGTCGGCAACGTGCCCGTGCTGCTCACGGTGACGACGCTCATCGTGCTCGGCGGGCTGGGCTTCCCGGTCATGATGAACGCGCTCGGCTACCGCGTGCTCGCGGAACACCCGTCCCGGTGCCGCTCGAGGTGGGGTGTTCACGCGCGGCTCGTGCTCCTCGTAACGGGGGTCCTCCTCGCGGTCGGAACGGTCGGGTTCTTCTTCCTTGAGCGGAACGGAGCGCTCGCCGGGAAGTCGCTGGGACAGCAGGTGCTGTCCTCGTACTTCGGATCCGTCACCGCGAGAACGGCGGGCTTCAACACGGTGCGGACGGCCTACCTGTCGCTGCCCACGCTCTTCCTGCTGACCGCGCTCATGTTCATCGGCGGCTCGCCCGGAGGGACGGCCGGCGGCGTCAAGACGTCGACGACCGGCGTGGTGTTCGCCACGATCAGCGCGCTCTTCCGGGGCAAGAACCGCGTGGAGATCATGCGCCGTCGCATTCCCGACACGGTGGTCAACCAGGCGCTGGTGGTCGTGGCGGCGGCGATCCTGATCGTCACGGGCGGCACGTTCTTCCTGCTGGCGTCCGAGGGCGGAGCGCTGTCGGACGCGTTGTTCGAGGTGGTGTCGGCCTTCGGCACCGTCGGCCTCTCCACGGGGATGACGCCGCTCCTGTCGCCTGGGTCGAAGGTCGTTCTTGCGCTCGTGATGCTCATCGGGCGCATCGGCCCGCTCACGCTCGCCCTTGCGGTCGGGCAGCGCGAGGCGCGCCAGTCCTACGATTACCCCGAGGAGACGGTGCTGGTCAGCTAG
- a CDS encoding TrkA family potassium uptake protein has protein sequence MGKRYAVIGLGLLGRTVARELAERGAEVIAVDMNQRLVQSIAEEVAVAVRLDSTDREALAAQGVNRVDAAIVAIGENFQAAVLTTALLKELGVPRVISRAVTEDEARILKLVKADQVILVEEWVARRLAQQVMSPSLTEIVELSPGMSLGRIETTESMWGKTLASLSFRQRYGLNVISVIKASDVPESLSQLPDPKATLEKGDVLLVDGPEDAIERFAARSDD, from the coding sequence ATGGGGAAGCGATACGCGGTCATCGGGCTGGGGCTCCTTGGCCGGACGGTGGCCAGAGAACTCGCCGAGCGCGGCGCCGAGGTGATCGCCGTGGACATGAACCAGCGGCTGGTCCAGTCCATCGCCGAGGAGGTCGCTGTCGCCGTGCGACTGGACTCCACGGACAGGGAAGCCCTCGCGGCGCAGGGCGTGAACCGGGTGGACGCGGCGATCGTGGCGATCGGGGAGAACTTCCAGGCGGCGGTCCTGACGACGGCGCTCCTCAAGGAGCTGGGCGTGCCGAGGGTGATCTCGCGGGCGGTCACCGAGGACGAGGCGAGGATCCTCAAGCTCGTGAAGGCGGACCAGGTGATCCTGGTCGAGGAGTGGGTGGCCCGCCGGCTGGCGCAGCAGGTGATGAGCCCCTCGCTCACGGAGATCGTCGAGCTGTCGCCCGGCATGAGCCTCGGCAGGATCGAGACGACGGAGAGCATGTGGGGCAAGACGCTCGCGTCGCTGAGCTTCCGACAGCGCTACGGCCTCAACGTGATCTCGGTCATCAAGGCGAGCGACGTGCCGGAGTCGCTGTCGCAGCTGCCCGATCCGAAGGCGACCCTCGAGAAGGGGGACGTCCTTCTCGTGGACGGGCCGGAGGACGCCATCGAGAGATTCGCGGCGAGGAGTGACGATTGA
- the asnS gene encoding asparagine--tRNA ligase, whose translation MKQRCTIETIGKHEGTEVTLEGWLVGRRSSGKVMFLEFRDGTGFLQCVASRAEVGEETFEALGRLTVESSLRVTGAVRADQRAPGGFELSVRAADVVQVAEEYPIGRKEHGPAFLMDHRHLWIRSSGQFAVLRVRATVVRAIRNYLDSRGYVQMDSPLLTPAACEGTSTLFETKYFDESAYLSQSGQLYNEATAMAFGRVYCFGPSFRAEKSKTRRHLIEFWQVEPEVAYADLDDIMEIEEELVSEVVAEVLRTRGRELAILGRDPAQLRGVEPPFPRIAYSEAVERIRKGGLDIEWGRDLGAEHETLLSKQFDRPVLVHRYPRCIKPFYMEVDPENAELSLSVDMLAPEGYGEIVGGGQRMSDLATLEARIEEEGLPRADYEWYLDLRRYGSVPHAGFGLGVERTVAWICGLEHCREAIPFPRMLYRLRP comes from the coding sequence ATGAAGCAGCGTTGCACCATCGAGACCATCGGGAAGCACGAGGGAACTGAGGTCACGCTCGAAGGGTGGCTCGTCGGAAGGCGATCGAGCGGGAAGGTGATGTTCCTCGAGTTCCGCGACGGGACGGGGTTTCTGCAGTGCGTCGCGAGCAGGGCGGAGGTGGGGGAGGAGACGTTCGAGGCGCTCGGCCGTCTCACGGTGGAGTCCTCGCTGCGGGTGACCGGCGCGGTGCGGGCCGATCAGCGGGCGCCGGGGGGATTCGAGCTCTCCGTTCGCGCGGCGGACGTCGTCCAGGTGGCCGAGGAGTACCCCATCGGCAGAAAGGAGCACGGACCGGCCTTCCTCATGGACCACCGCCACCTGTGGATCAGGTCATCCGGTCAGTTCGCCGTGCTCCGCGTCCGCGCGACGGTCGTGCGCGCCATCAGGAACTACCTCGACTCCCGCGGATACGTCCAGATGGACTCGCCGCTGCTCACCCCCGCCGCGTGCGAGGGCACCTCGACGCTCTTCGAAACGAAGTACTTCGACGAGAGCGCGTACCTCTCTCAGAGCGGCCAGCTGTACAACGAGGCGACGGCCATGGCGTTCGGCCGCGTGTACTGCTTCGGGCCGTCGTTCCGCGCGGAGAAGAGCAAGACGAGGCGACACCTCATCGAGTTCTGGCAGGTGGAGCCGGAGGTGGCGTACGCGGACCTCGACGACATCATGGAGATCGAGGAGGAGCTGGTGTCCGAGGTCGTCGCGGAGGTGCTTCGAACGCGCGGGCGCGAGCTCGCGATCCTCGGGCGCGACCCGGCGCAGCTTCGAGGCGTGGAGCCGCCCTTCCCGCGCATCGCGTACTCGGAGGCGGTCGAACGCATCCGGAAGGGAGGCCTCGACATCGAGTGGGGCAGAGACCTCGGGGCGGAGCACGAGACGCTCCTCTCGAAGCAGTTCGACCGGCCCGTGCTCGTGCATCGCTACCCGCGCTGCATCAAGCCCTTCTACATGGAGGTCGATCCCGAGAACGCGGAGCTGTCGCTGTCCGTTGACATGCTGGCGCCCGAGGGCTACGGCGAGATCGTCGGCGGCGGGCAGCGGATGAGCGACCTCGCCACGCTCGAAGCGCGCATCGAGGAGGAGGGGCTTCCGCGCGCCGACTACGAGTGGTACCTCGACCTCAGGCGGTACGGCTCCGTGCCGCACGCCGGCTTCGGTCTGGGCGTGGAGCGGACGGTGGCGTGGATCTGTGGGCTGGAGCACTGCCGCGAGGCCATCCCGTTCCCGAGGATGCTGTACCGGCTGCGGCCGTAG